Proteins co-encoded in one Stigmatopora nigra isolate UIUO_SnigA unplaced genomic scaffold, RoL_Snig_1.1 HiC_scaffold_26, whole genome shotgun sequence genomic window:
- the cgrrf1 gene encoding cell growth regulator with RING finger domain protein 1 isoform X2 has protein sequence MVLVTNPFALEIDSGIASVADGVVLKPSCLEPCVLSCFWGCEVSVLQRALQAHQSGPRFCTPRHFREALHRSYQYLETFLISSDDREEFFTHIPADQGINDFGPMPRQRYPLVAVLTLMQKEARDSYNIVAKVTVIHVPDHQYNLSARILFQYLLTSQGNMYELKALFMSANSSCQSGHPDADLITNPNVPECEEEAKEEVTSLVEDDAEQDDEDWSEGRGRDCVVCQNAAINRVLLPCRHACVCNSCAFHFQQCPICRAFIQESFTLALPPAASQQ, from the exons ATGGTCCTGGTGACAAATCCTTTTGCCCTGGAGATCGATTCAGGAATTGCATCTGTTGCTG ATGGCGTGGTGCTGAAGCCATCTTGCTTGGAGCCATGTGTCTTGAGCTGTTTTTGGGGTTGTGAGGTCAGTGTCCTGCAGCGAGCATTGCAGGCCCACCAGTCTGGCCCCAGGTTTTGCACCCCGCGTCATTTCCGAGAGGCACTGCACCGGTCTTATCAGTACTTAGAGACTTTCTT AATTAGCAGTGATGACAGGGAAGAATTTTTCACTCATATTCCAGCGGATCAAGGAATCAACGATTTCGGCCCAATGCCCAGACAGCGCTATCCTCTCGTGGCAGTGTTAACCTTAATGCAAAAAGAAGCCAGAGACTCGTACAATATT GTTGCCAAAGTCACTGTAATTCACGTACCAGATCATCAATACAACCTTTCTGCAAGGATCCTCTTCCAGTACCTTCTCACTTCACAAGGGAACATGTACGAGTTAAAG GCTCTCTTCATGTCAGCAAACAGCAGCTGTCAATCTGGTCATCCTGATGCTGACCTGATTACAAATCCCAATGTGCCAGAGTGTGAAGAGGAAGCTAAAGAAGAAGTAACATCACTGGTAGAGGATGATGCCGAGCAAGACGATGAAGACTGGTCAGAGGGGCGGGGCAGAGACTGTGTAGTGTGTCAGAATGCAGCAATCAACAGGGTGTTGCTTCCCTGCAGACATGCTTGTGTGTGTAACAGCTGTGCATTTCATTTCCAACAATGCCCCATTTGTAGGGCTTTCATCCAAGAGTCATTTACTCTTGCTCTTCCTCCAGCTGCATCCCAACAATGA
- the cgrrf1 gene encoding cell growth regulator with RING finger domain protein 1 isoform X1, with translation MAGGFLVIMYEYSPFFYICVVSLCFVITAARVLGWVGFDFPVILRSSDDTESNLTNPEKQMVLVTNPFALEIDSGIASVADGVVLKPSCLEPCVLSCFWGCEVSVLQRALQAHQSGPRFCTPRHFREALHRSYQYLETFLISSDDREEFFTHIPADQGINDFGPMPRQRYPLVAVLTLMQKEARDSYNIVAKVTVIHVPDHQYNLSARILFQYLLTSQGNMYELKALFMSANSSCQSGHPDADLITNPNVPECEEEAKEEVTSLVEDDAEQDDEDWSEGRGRDCVVCQNAAINRVLLPCRHACVCNSCAFHFQQCPICRAFIQESFTLALPPAASQQ, from the exons GGTTGGATTTGATTTCCCGGTGATCTTGCGTAGCTCTGATGACACAGAGTCCAACCTAACGAATCCCGAAAAGCAAATGGTCCTGGTGACAAATCCTTTTGCCCTGGAGATCGATTCAGGAATTGCATCTGTTGCTG ATGGCGTGGTGCTGAAGCCATCTTGCTTGGAGCCATGTGTCTTGAGCTGTTTTTGGGGTTGTGAGGTCAGTGTCCTGCAGCGAGCATTGCAGGCCCACCAGTCTGGCCCCAGGTTTTGCACCCCGCGTCATTTCCGAGAGGCACTGCACCGGTCTTATCAGTACTTAGAGACTTTCTT AATTAGCAGTGATGACAGGGAAGAATTTTTCACTCATATTCCAGCGGATCAAGGAATCAACGATTTCGGCCCAATGCCCAGACAGCGCTATCCTCTCGTGGCAGTGTTAACCTTAATGCAAAAAGAAGCCAGAGACTCGTACAATATT GTTGCCAAAGTCACTGTAATTCACGTACCAGATCATCAATACAACCTTTCTGCAAGGATCCTCTTCCAGTACCTTCTCACTTCACAAGGGAACATGTACGAGTTAAAG GCTCTCTTCATGTCAGCAAACAGCAGCTGTCAATCTGGTCATCCTGATGCTGACCTGATTACAAATCCCAATGTGCCAGAGTGTGAAGAGGAAGCTAAAGAAGAAGTAACATCACTGGTAGAGGATGATGCCGAGCAAGACGATGAAGACTGGTCAGAGGGGCGGGGCAGAGACTGTGTAGTGTGTCAGAATGCAGCAATCAACAGGGTGTTGCTTCCCTGCAGACATGCTTGTGTGTGTAACAGCTGTGCATTTCATTTCCAACAATGCCCCATTTGTAGGGCTTTCATCCAAGAGTCATTTACTCTTGCTCTTCCTCCAGCTGCATCCCAACAATGA